From the genome of Devriesea agamarum, one region includes:
- a CDS encoding sirohydrochlorin chelatase, with translation MPLPSLVGLAHGSRHPHTVEVIETMMIEAGAILGVEGHAAFLENSTPSPADVACQLATHGARQAVFVPLLFTEAYHATDDTPATLRRAAQSSGISCEQAPILGTGEDIVDVLLDHLSAHSAQGPLLLLAIGSSRPDANRDIYALGQRLQTRLINCGYGAPESELLVRVAFATKAPRAREVISASSQPLTVLPLVTAPGTLLDRIKVTAEDAGGRCLPPLGSRLAPIVAQRYRSVVDANEPVR, from the coding sequence ATGCCTTTGCCCTCACTGGTTGGCCTCGCCCACGGTTCCCGCCACCCCCACACCGTCGAGGTCATCGAAACGATGATGATTGAGGCAGGGGCGATCCTCGGGGTTGAAGGGCATGCCGCGTTCCTCGAGAACTCCACCCCCTCCCCAGCAGACGTCGCCTGCCAGCTCGCGACGCACGGGGCACGCCAAGCGGTATTCGTGCCACTGCTCTTTACCGAGGCGTATCACGCAACTGACGACACCCCCGCTACTTTGCGCAGAGCCGCTCAGTCCAGCGGCATCTCCTGCGAACAAGCACCGATTCTCGGCACCGGGGAGGACATCGTGGATGTTCTCCTCGACCATCTATCTGCCCACAGCGCACAGGGACCCCTGCTCCTACTCGCGATCGGCTCGTCCAGACCGGACGCTAATCGCGATATCTACGCGCTAGGGCAGCGACTTCAAACGCGTCTGATCAACTGCGGCTATGGCGCACCGGAGAGCGAGCTACTGGTGCGCGTGGCATTTGCGACCAAGGCACCCCGGGCACGCGAGGTCATCTCCGCCTCATCGCAGCCTCTGACCGTGCTGCCGTTAGTGACCGCTCCGGGAACTCTTCTTGATCGCATTAAAGTCACAGCCGAGGATGCGGGTGGACGGTGCCTGCCACCGCTCGGATCACGTCTTGCCCCGATTGTGGCGCAGCGTTATCGCTCGGTGGTCGATGCCAATGAACCGGTGCGGTAG